In Desmonostoc muscorum LEGE 12446, the genomic window TGAGCTTAACTGTGGGCGAATAGGCGTTTTGAGGAAGATTTCTTCGCTCTGCCTCTGCTGTCAGATTGGGATATAAGCTAGCTCTTGCTACACCAATGCAATCACCATCGTAGTCTCGTGCTTGGCGTTCTGATTCGGTTTCTGCTGGGTCGATAAAATCAACATCAACCAAGAGTGCTTCTAACTCTGTAATTCTGGCTTGTATGCGCTTGTGGTCTTCGTCATTGACTACAATTATGCCTTCTAAAACCTTCCCATCTGGCGCGATTTGGTCTTCAACGTGCTTGTTGGTAGACACACACAATCCGTTAGAATTCAGAAAAGGAGAGCGAAAGTTAAGAACTTTTTCTCCAAGCTTCAGCCAAGGGACACAAATTTCACCATTTTTGAGTTCCTTGGATGGAATAATCATCCCTCGGTCAAAAGTAAGCGTTTTCCCAACAGCAATATCTCGCCACTCACTTTGTACAAACCGACTTAATTCCTGTTTGACCTTCTCAGTTTCTAATAACTGCTGATGCCCTAGTAAATCGGCTTTAATGAGTTTGTACATGAACAAATCATCTTTAGCGGAGTCATCATCCAAGTCCTGATCTGCATTTAAGTCATCATTTCTCTCTAAGTTTTTAACATCTATTTCTTGATTGATGACTTCTCGTGTTTTTAATTTATTTTGGCTCAATGATTCTTTACGCTTTTCATATCTTTCACAATAGTAAGCAGCAACAATTCTTGGGTCATCTTGAATAGAGGCTAGTTTTTCAGCTTGTACCTCTAGTTCCTCGACAAAATCTTTAATTCCTTGGGGGAAAGATGCCAGCAGTTGGGAGATAGACATCTGACCTTGCTGAGATTGCCCTTTTTCAGCTAACCAAATATTTTGCTGATATAATCCTGGCTTAATCTGCGGTTTAGTGGGGCCTTTGGGTCTATCTTTGTCTGTTCCCTTAAAACTGCTTACGGGGAGAATTATGTCTATTTCTGGTTTGTTATTTGGATCTGCATATTTGATTTCGTCTAACCTGTATGGTCGCAATGTTCCTTTGCCAAAACGGTATTTAGTAGTATCCTCTCCAACTCCATCCACCCAACCAAATCGATGCTGAATTACACGATAGCTTTTATCTGCTTGGGATTCTCTTAAGGTTACTTTGTCATAAAGTTGTGTTGAAATCTGCCCATAACAGTCACCAACTAATTTATATGCCAAATCATTCGATAATATCCCTCCATTTTCACCAGCCTTTTCAGTAGAATCATCTACTACCAGAATGCTTAAATTTTCGTGAATCGCATTTTTACAAGCCCCAAGGAAGATTGAACCATAAGCCCCACGGTCTTTACTATCTGGACAAATTTTTTGAATCGTTTCTAAACATTCTTTATCTCCATAAAGTAAGCGAGTCTTAGAAGATAGCAATAAAATCTGTCCATCTGGATGATTCTTTAACTCTTCAGCAGTACTGTATTCATCTGAGTGTCCAAACGAGAATTCTTTGCCAGGAAAGTAAAATTCTAATAAGGTATTACTGAGCTTTTCAGTTAAAATTGATTGAGAACCAGTTTTGTTATCGTCTGTATATATCCACTGATTTAAACGAGGATCAAAATGTTTCAATTCCAAAGTCATAAATGCTAAGTAAATTGATGAAATTTAATCAATTTCTGAGGAGATTTATATGTCAAGGATTAAGCGTTGGATAAATATGCACAAGAAAGAGTTCCATCCAGATGGCAGCTTGAAAAATGAAGCTCGACAAGAAATGTTATCTGTGGGAATGAGTAACGAGGCAATTGATGATTATGCCTCTAGGCTAAAAGCAAGATACGACGAGTGGAAGCACCTGGATGAGATTGATCCAGAACCGTGGCCAATCTACACAGCCTACGATTTCTTTACTGAACAAGAAAAAAAGGAATTTAACCCAGATGGTTCTCTCAGACCTGAATATGTAGAGTACGCTCAGAAAATTGGTATCAGTGAAAGTGCCCTCGAACAGCTTGAGTGGCGCAAGAAAATAGAAGTCGAGAATTATGATGCTGTGTCTGCTGATTACGCAGAACAAGGTATTAACTTTGGTGAGCAGAAAATGAATGCTCGGATTGGCGCTAGCAGAACATACGTCCAACGTCGGCAGCAGATGGAGCAAGACTTGCGTAACTTTGAGCCGGAAGACAGTTTGCCTTTCGACAAGGACACAGTATATTAGGCGGGAGCGATGCCGAGTGAGTGACAATATAAGCTGAAAGCATTATCAAACAACGCTCTCAGCTTTTTAGTGGCATTCTTTTACATCTGCAATTGCTCCCCTTGCACTGAGCATAGCCTCTCCAAGAGTTGTATTGCGACTGGGCGAAAAAGCAGATTGTTTGGTTAATTGGCTTGCCGTTCTATTGCTGGAGGGATTACCCCAGGCGTAAGCACAACTGATTTGTTGGAAGCGGCGGCAAGGAACGCAAACATTCCTAAAATAGCAAAGGACGTAATAATCACTTGCTGTACGGATGCAAAGACCGACTTTTCTTTCTCCTTTTGGACAGCAATGCGATTGAGCTTCTGTTGATATATGGAGAAGTACAGATAATTCAAAACTTGTTCGCATAAGGCAGGGTCTTCTCCTTTTTGGACTTTTTGGCACAGGAGAATTTCTAGATGCTCTTGGCGACGATCGCTTGTAGATAAATCGCGCTCGTCCCACAGTTTTACTTGGGTTGCATCTAAAGGTCTATCAATACCTAATAAAGTCATAAATATGTCCTCATTTAATTGTTGGGTTAGTTGAGGGAACAGGTGCAATTGATAAGTCAATTACACCCTAGTGTGCTTTTTGAAAAATGGAACTTATACCTAACTTAAGAAGTTTAGATATGCTTTCTAAAAAGAACTAGCAACTTGAGTACTGAAAAAATCAAAACTCAGGTTGCTAGTAAAGTTTGAGGATATATGCTATATTTCCCAGTCCAAATCTTCAGTTGGAGATGGAGATAAAACCTGTGCCTTGAGTGGTGGCTGGGGTGTATCCGGCTGCAATGGGTTCGTCCCATCCTGAAATAAAACAGTCGCCAGAGTCCGCCCATCTGAGTCAATGTCACTTGCTAGGAAATACTCTAAAACCTGCGGTGACGCACCATCAATTGCTGCTTGTGCTAGTAGAGATTTGATGAATTGGGGAGATGCTTCACCCTGAGCTAGTACCTTCAAGGTTTGCTCGGCATCTTGGATGGTCATTTTCGAGATATCTCTAACTCCAACTTCTTCCCAGACATCGCCAAAATACTGTCGATATTGCTGATTAAAGTCTTGCTCTTGGGCAAATCGTGATAATTCTTGTACCTGCAAATGTGTCGTCTCTAACATATCAATTGACCAAGGTTAATGAACAGGAGTCAGGAGCCAGGAGCCAGAATTCAGAAGAAGGTTAAGCGAGTGGCGGATAAATAAACGGCGTTTAAGACACCCACTAAATCAGAGATTCGGTGGTGCAATAATCAAGCGGTGGGTCTGAATCCCCCACTCATTAATTCTGATTCCTGAATTCTGACTTCTGAATTCTTCTTTAATTGTTCACGTTTATTGCTGCCCACCGTTGATAATGCCATCGTTGCCGCCTTCATTAGCCTGTAGTACCTCTAACTCCAGTTCAGTTTTATTTTTGGGCAAAACCTTGTTAACACACAGTACAATTCCGTTATTTCTTTGAAAGAATTTTTCTGGCTGGGTGGTGAGTGAATCAAATAGTTGTTTGTACGTTGAGGTTTTAGGATTAGGTTCGCGGATATTTGGTTCTAGGGGTAGGTCGGAGGGAAAACTATCTACATAGGCGGTAGCAATAATGCAGTTAGAATTTGCATTGATGTACTGGTCTATTTTCAAAGTCCAATTCTTGGGCATATTCTTGTTCTTGTATAGGTCAACATACTTAACAAACACTTCCCTTTGGTGGGCCGTTGTCCGTTGAGTGCATCCATCAAGGTTGATTTCCTACCACCACTCACCCCAGCAATCACAATAAACTCGTTAGGTAAGAACGACAGCTAGATTTCATTGAGTAACGTTGTCGAGGCGAGTATGGGGTAGCTATTTTTCAATTGCAAGCCTTGGGGTTAGAAGAACTTGCTAGTTAAATATCCATTTTTAGCCCTCATCTCGGCTACCGACAAAGGAGAAGGTGGCTGAACATAATAATCAGGGACTAAAGGTTTATCTTGGCGGTCATATTTGAAATTAAAATCCAGCATTTTGATATGGCTAATGTGAGATCCCCAAACATCACATACTCTATCTCCTAATCCCATTGTGTCTAGATATTTAGGAAGCTCCATCCCACCATTCCAGCAAATGGGAATGCCAACATTTTCAAAATGTTGGGTTAGCTCGTGACGTACAAAAGTTGCTGTTCCCCCACAAATTAGCACCTCATCCATAACAGCTATACCTTTTACCCATCGTAATAAGGCACGGGTGTATTCTTCACGAACTAGGGGTAATATCTTCTCGAATAAATCTACATCCAATTGTATTTGCTCTGGTTTATTTTTCCGTGATAATCGACGTAATGAGTCAAAATCCCCATCTCTGGCTTCTACTATTGCTTTAACTAAGCGTGAATCTTCTTTGGACAAACCTACCGCAGTTCTTTCAACAAACTGACTCACAAGCCAATTCATCCCTAAATCCGTTGATTCCGCTTTTGATGAATTGCCTTTCATTGAGAGGGTAAAACTAGCATTCCTATACCCCAACATCAACATTCCTATATTTTTTTGGAAATAGTTGACATTGACATTACGGCTGCGATACGTCAATAGTCCAGCCCCTTCTAGTGCCGCATTAAAACTTCTGATTTTACATTTGAACTTCCCTGTTGGTGTTTTGACACCTGTTTTTAATCTCTGTGTTAATTGTTTACCCAAATGATTGGCATGAGCTATTTCTCCTGGTGGCAACAATATTTGTAAATAAATCCCCAAATCAACTTTTCCCCCCAATCCCAACCGTCGAATTGCCAACCACATCAATGCTGTTATCTTCGGTAGTGCATAACTGTATTTCAAGTCCTTGATTGCTGATGTCCCAGCAAACATACTTTTCGATAATGCGCCTAAAACATAATATTCTTCACCAATACCTATCCATACTGTATTGTCTTGTACCGAGGATTGGCTTGATAAAAACTCTATTGAACCATAGCCCACATCTGCTATCTCTGGTTCCATCGTTATTACTATTGGCACTCCGTCTGGGTATACCTGTGCTATCGCCTTGGTTGTACTTGCCCCTAAATCCAACGTGAGGACAACTTTTGTGGACTCGGCAGAGTCCGAAATGCTCTTTCTATTCATGTTTTATTCCTTGTTTTCGTCCCGTTATTACTTTCTCTATCTCAAAAGGCAACAAAATTTGTATCTGGATCAAGCCCAGCTTAAAAACATGATTGCGAATCAGGCGATGTCTACGACTTGGCTTGCGCCTACGCTCTAACAAGTAGTGGGGGTTTAAGTCAAGAGCTTCTATCAAGCAGCGTGTTTTGATGCCTAAGCTAAATCTCCATCACAAAACGTAATTGCGAATTGCGAATTGCGTTAGCGGAGCGGGGCGTTAGCCCATTGCGAATTGTTTTAACCGTTCCAGCCCAACATCTGATTAGCCTGTTTTACCTCTTCTGGAATTTCCATTTGCATCCATTCTTCATCTTCATCCGCGTTTAACTGTCCTGTTTGTGACATTTTTCCTAAGATGGATGCGTTCTCGGATGATGTTGTCACTGTTATTTGAGGCTTAATTAATGAATTAATTGCTACTGGGTCATTCTCTATTCCACAAATCCGCCGTATACAGCTTATTTGTGCTTCTAACTCTCCAATTGCCCAAATACCATTCTGCCTTAGCCTTTCATCCCTGACCCCTGATGACAATAATGCTAAAGGTAGCCAGTGCTTCTTGAGCGTAGCCATGACCAATTCTGAGAAATCTTCCTCTAACGCTAGTGGCGTAGATTTTAGATAGCTGATTATCTTTCCATCTATAGTCTCGGCTACCCTTCTAATGGAAATTATTTCCTGTTTTATTTCATTCATGCTTATTCCCAAAAATTCCAATTACTGGAGTCAAACATTTTTAGGTAAAGCAGTTCCATTTTTTACTTAAGCACATTTAAAAGGTTAAACCTTTCTCGTCTCATTTTAAAACAAATATTTTTTATTTTTCATTTGCTGTTGATTAAAATTAATTTTGCAATCATTGAATCTTTAGATGTCTTCATATCTAAATTCTTGGCGAAATTCCCGATTTTTCACCCTAAGTCCGCAACCTTTGCCTACGACACGCTACACGAACATCAAGATTGGGGATGGTGAAACGCTCTTTGAGTTTAAGTTCCTCAAGAAAGCCTTACTACCCCGCTCACCCCACACCCTAAACCTCACGCTTTACACCGTCTACCCTTTCAACATACTCTGAAAAGTCAGGTGAATTTATCTTCTATGCTTAAATCTACTAAGGCACACAATTTAGGAGACTTTCTCAGTGCTGAAAAAGTATCTCTGAATACTTTACTCAACTGGTAGCTGTTGGGTAGCTCTACAGGTGATAAACAGCTACCTGTTATGACACAAAAAAATCAGTTTGTTATAGTTTCATGACTTCCCAACTGGTAGCTGTTGGGTAGCTCTACAGCTACCAGTCTTGCATCAGATTTTGAGAAATAAAATAGGGTTTAAGCCTTACCATTACTGCTTTTGAGCTACTTTTTTACTCCATTTTTATTCTCAATAAATTCAAAATTATTGAGAATGCGCACTACAATCTTGTTGCAATTGCACTTCAAAAAAACAGTTTTTTTCTGTTTGTGCTACGAAACACTACTAAAAATTACAATTTAGCGCTGATTAACTTTGAGTGGCTACTGAAAAATTCCGTTATCAACCATTTTATTCTTGAGTTATCTCTGGAAAAATCCGTGAGCAGTTAGTTTACTCTTGAGTAATCTCGAAAAATTCTGTAAGCAGCCCATTAATTCTCATTAATCAAGACTTATTGACATGTAAACAGCCCGAAAGCCTTGCTATTGCGTGGTTTTTTAGTCCAAAACCTAGAAAATAGAATATTTTCTACTTAGGGTGGTATTGTGCTAAAAGCGACTATATTACTAAGGTAATCTTGGGGATAGCGGGAGAATTGCCTGTGAAATGCTGTAGGGCGGCTTAGAATAGTCGTACTTACTACGGTTATTTTCCCATTTTCGCATTTGAGCGATTTGGCTTTAAAAAAGCGTGAAATCGAGAAAAAATAGCAATAATTTGAGTAATATTTGTTTCTCAGTCAGTCAGCCCAAAAACTTGTATTTCCAATTTTTAGCGTCAAGAAAAAATGGCATACGCGATCGCGCGATTAAAAAAATTAAAGCGGGGTAATATATCAGGGAGTGCATCTCACACCGCACGAGAAAGAGAAACCCCTAATGCAGATCCCACTCAAAAAAATATTCGGTTCATCGGTAGTCTCAACCCAGAGGAACGACTAGAGGATTTAGTCTTAGCCAAGATAGGGGACTCGGAGCAGAAGCGGAAGATTCGCACTGATGCGGTGTACTGCGTGGAGTTACTGTTGAGTGCATCGCCCAGTTATTTCCGTCCCAACTGCCCCACTCAAGCCGGTTACTATGAACCACAAAAGCTGGATGAATGGCTAGAAGCGACTCATCAGTGGTTAGCGGATGAATATGGATCTCGCATTGTCCGCGCCGAATTACATTTAGATGAAGCCACACCTCATATTCACGCTTATTTTGTGCCTTTGGATGATGAGGGACAGCTACGGTGCAATCATTTCTTTGATGGACGGCACAAAATTCATGAGTTTCAGGATTCGTACTACAACACGATGCGGCTAATTGGGCTAGAGCGAGGTATCAAGGGAAGCAAAGCCCAGCACCAGGACATCAAGGACTTTTACCGCATTGTGGAGGAGGGGCGCGACTTAGAAGTTGATGAGCTAAGTGCAGCGCAATTGAAGGCCAAGGCTGCCGACCGAGACAGGGCGAATCAGCGTAAGCAAGAGATGGAAGCTACAGCCAAAGCTCTAGCTCTTGAAAATGAACAGTTACGGCGGCGGATAGAGCAATTGGAGCAAGATAATCAATCAATAAAAAAGCTTACCGAGTGGTCAACTGATTTAGCTTTGGATGATGTTGCTTGGGAGTTGGGACTGTGGCGTAAAGGGAATGAATGGGTAGGAGGAAACCACATCATTAATATAGATGCCTCTCAATTTACTGACTTTGGCAATGGTTCTTCGTTAGGGGGTAATAGTGCTATTGATTTAGTCAAGCACGTTAATCAATGCAACCAAACCCAAGCGATCGCATGGATCGGGGAGCGATTTGGTGAAGCTGGGGCCCAACGTGCAGCGATCGCTCATGCTCAAAAAGTTGCGGCTCTTATTATCCAAACTCAACCAGCACCCCAATTTACGCTACCCGTTGAGGATAAAGCTAACTGGTCAGGCGTTGAACATTACCTCAAACAGAAACGAGGCATACCTTCTGATTGCGTACAAATGTTACATAACCAGGGGCTAGTTTATGCCGACTCAAAAGCAAATGTTGTGTTTGTGATGCGGGATCTCGACGGAAAGACCAAAGGAGCATTTTTAGAAGGTACAACCAATACATTCTCTGGTTATGAATTAGGTACAGTTCGCCGTGATAGCTGGTTTTACTTTACTTTAGGGAAAAAGCCTAGTGATAAAGCTAGCACTGCTGTACTGTCTGACTCTCCCATTGATGCCATTTCAGTAGCCATGCTCGAATATCTCTTTAAAGGAATACCAGAAAACAGAACAGTTTACATGGCAGTAGACGACACTTCAAATTTACCTGTTGAAAGATTACGTAATGTGACTCATGTACAGGTAGCTTTTAGTCAACTAACTGTGGCACGGGCTATTAAAGAACTATTGCCACACTCGACTCAACTCAAGTGCGAAAGTAGGGATTGGAATACGCAGTTAGTCAATTTCTCTCATCAATTGCAACAACGTTATTCACAACAAAATCACGAGGAATTAGAGCTATAGTTGCAAAAAAGTCAAGCTACTCTAGTACCGATTTTTTCAGTACCAAAGTAGCTAGTAAAGAGTTTTAGCTATCAATAATATTGGTGTGAAATTTAGTTAAAATCCTGATGAGTAATGAGTTAACAAAGCAAATATTCTCTCTAATCAAACTTAACAATAAGCTGATAGCTGTCGAGTCTCCATTACAAGAAAGACTCAAACTTTTGACAAATCTCGCCAGTGAATGCCAGCAATACAACATTAACTGTTACCTGTGGACACTGGAAGATGATGCGCTACACCAGTTATCCAGTAATGAGGGATTAACTTTACAAAGTGTTGACCAGTATCAAGCGATCGCTAAAAGCAGACGCGAACATTACTTTGAGATTCTCCGATTTTGGAAAACTACCGATTTACAAGGGATTCTCATACTAGAAGGTATATTCCCCTGGCTGGGCGAAGCTACCACTGCCCCAGATTTCTTTCTGACTTCCGAGTGGATTAAGTCAGCCCTCATTAACCTGAAGCTGTACAATCACTCTTGCAACAAAACAGCGATTCTCTTAGGGTCAAATGCCACTGTGTCATCTGACATTGCCCCCGAAGTTCCCACCATTGTGCAACAACTGCCAGCTATAGAGGAAATAAGCAGTTATTTAGCCCAAGTATTACCGGATTACAGTCACAGCGATATTCATGCAACGGCGAACGCCTCAATAGGCATGTACTTGGCAGACATTGACTATGGAATCAGACAGGCAAGCGCTCCTGGTGAAATTAAACCGGATGAGTTAGTGTCTCAACTGTCCGCTTACAAAATTGACCTATTTAAACGGATTTATAACATTCAGTTCCTTCAACCTCCAAGCACACCCATTGGTGGTTTAGAACTGATCCAGCAAGCGTTTAAAACTTATAAGCGCCTTCTATCCTCATTGGCTAAAGCTTACAATCTTCGTTTACCCAAGGGGATTTTACTAATCGGCCCACCGGGAACAGGAAAATCTTACTCGGCTAAAGCAAGTTCTGCACAATTGGGGCTACCTCTGATTATTTTGGAGTGGGGTAGTTTCCGCAGTTACGGTAATTTGGCTGAATATAAGCTCAAGAATTTACTCGCACTGGTAGACCGAATTAACCGTGTAATCCTGTATTTGGACGACTTCGACAAAGGATTTGCTGGGGATGATGATTTATCCAAACGCCTAGCTGGTATGCTTTTGACCTGGATGCAAGAACGTACTAGTGAGGTTTTAATTATCGCTTCGGCTAACAATATTCAATGGCTACCACCAGAGCTAACCAGAAGCGGACGCTTCGATGAGATTTTCAAGGTGGATCTCCCAAATTACGGCGAACGGCACGAAATATTCAAGATTCACTTAGCCCGTTTCGATCCTCGTTTTCGTAACAAGGGCGATGGGTACAGCGAAGAAGAATGGAAAAGGTTACTCAAAGCTACACAGCGATGTGTGGGGGCGGAGATTCAAGCCATTGTAGAACGTGCGGCCATCTCTACTTTCTGTGAAATGTTTGGTGATGATGTTGCACCAGCTAG contains:
- a CDS encoding ParM/StbA family protein codes for the protein MNRKSISDSAESTKVVLTLDLGASTTKAIAQVYPDGVPIVITMEPEIADVGYGSIEFLSSQSSVQDNTVWIGIGEEYYVLGALSKSMFAGTSAIKDLKYSYALPKITALMWLAIRRLGLGGKVDLGIYLQILLPPGEIAHANHLGKQLTQRLKTGVKTPTGKFKCKIRSFNAALEGAGLLTYRSRNVNVNYFQKNIGMLMLGYRNASFTLSMKGNSSKAESTDLGMNWLVSQFVERTAVGLSKEDSRLVKAIVEARDGDFDSLRRLSRKNKPEQIQLDVDLFEKILPLVREEYTRALLRWVKGIAVMDEVLICGGTATFVRHELTQHFENVGIPICWNGGMELPKYLDTMGLGDRVCDVWGSHISHIKMLDFNFKYDRQDKPLVPDYYVQPPSPLSVAEMRAKNGYLTSKFF
- the mobV gene encoding MobV family relaxase: MAYAIARLKKLKRGNISGSASHTARERETPNADPTQKNIRFIGSLNPEERLEDLVLAKIGDSEQKRKIRTDAVYCVELLLSASPSYFRPNCPTQAGYYEPQKLDEWLEATHQWLADEYGSRIVRAELHLDEATPHIHAYFVPLDDEGQLRCNHFFDGRHKIHEFQDSYYNTMRLIGLERGIKGSKAQHQDIKDFYRIVEEGRDLEVDELSAAQLKAKAADRDRANQRKQEMEATAKALALENEQLRRRIEQLEQDNQSIKKLTEWSTDLALDDVAWELGLWRKGNEWVGGNHIINIDASQFTDFGNGSSLGGNSAIDLVKHVNQCNQTQAIAWIGERFGEAGAQRAAIAHAQKVAALIIQTQPAPQFTLPVEDKANWSGVEHYLKQKRGIPSDCVQMLHNQGLVYADSKANVVFVMRDLDGKTKGAFLEGTTNTFSGYELGTVRRDSWFYFTLGKKPSDKASTAVLSDSPIDAISVAMLEYLFKGIPENRTVYMAVDDTSNLPVERLRNVTHVQVAFSQLTVARAIKELLPHSTQLKCESRDWNTQLVNFSHQLQQRYSQQNHEELEL
- a CDS encoding ATP-binding protein, which translates into the protein MSNELTKQIFSLIKLNNKLIAVESPLQERLKLLTNLASECQQYNINCYLWTLEDDALHQLSSNEGLTLQSVDQYQAIAKSRREHYFEILRFWKTTDLQGILILEGIFPWLGEATTAPDFFLTSEWIKSALINLKLYNHSCNKTAILLGSNATVSSDIAPEVPTIVQQLPAIEEISSYLAQVLPDYSHSDIHATANASIGMYLADIDYGIRQASAPGEIKPDELVSQLSAYKIDLFKRIYNIQFLQPPSTPIGGLELIQQAFKTYKRLLSSLAKAYNLRLPKGILLIGPPGTGKSYSAKASSAQLGLPLIILEWGSFRSYGNLAEYKLKNLLALVDRINRVILYLDDFDKGFAGDDDLSKRLAGMLLTWMQERTSEVLIIASANNIQWLPPELTRSGRFDEIFKVDLPNYGERHEIFKIHLARFDPRFRNKGDGYSEEEWKRLLKATQRCVGAEIQAIVERAAISTFCEMFGDDVAPASELPSLEITLSALLAARQSMNPLAIREADRVESMRNIAALHGLPSSPIDSSIYSLGNVDIFG